One part of the Microtus ochrogaster isolate Prairie Vole_2 chromosome 16, MicOch1.0, whole genome shotgun sequence genome encodes these proteins:
- the LOC101999611 gene encoding histone H1.4, with protein MSETAPAAPAAPAPAEKTPVKKKARKAAGGAKRKASGPPVSELITKAVAASKERSGVSLAALKKALAAAGYDVEKNNSRIKLGLKSLVSKGTLVQTKGTGASGSFKLNKKAASGESKPKAKKTGAAKAKKPAGAAKKPKKAAGAATPKKATKKTPKKAKKPAAAAGAKKAKSPKKAKAAKPKKTPKSPAKAKAVKPKAAKPKAAKPKAAKPKKTAAKKK; from the coding sequence ATGTCCGAGACCGCGCCTGCCGCTCCCGCCGCACCGGCCCCCGCCGAGAAGACCCCCGTAAAGAAGAAGGCCCGCAAGGCTGCAGGTGGCGCGAAGCGCAAGGCGTCCGGACCCCCGGTGTCCGAGCTCATCACCAAGGCCGTGGCCGCCTCCAAGGAGCGCAGCGGCGTGTCCCTGGCCGCGCTCAAGAAGGCGCTGGCGGCCGCCGGCTACGATGTGGAGAAGAACAACAGCCGCATCAAGCTGGGGCTCAAGAGCCTGGTGAGCAAGGGCACCCTGGTGCAGACCAAGGGCACCGGCGCCTCCGGCTCCTTCAAGCTCAACAAGAAGGCGGCTTCCGGCGAGTCCAAGCCCAAAGCCAAGAAGACCGGGGCTGCCAAGGCTAAGAAGCCCGCGGGCGCAGCCAAGAAGCCCAAGAAGGCTGCGGGAGCAGCGACTCCGAAGAAAGCCACCAAGAAGACcccaaagaaagccaagaagccGGCTGCAGCTGCAGGAGCCAAAAAAGCTAAGAGCCCGAAAAAGGCGAAGGCAGCTAAGCCCAAGAAGACGCCCAAGAGCCCTGCCAAGGCGAAAGCGGTGAAGCCCAAGGCGGCCAAACCAAAAGCCGCCAAGCCGAAGGCAGCTAAGCCAAAGAAAACTGCAgccaagaaaaagtaa